From the Chryseobacterium fluminis genome, the window TATGCCGCCCGTGTAAAGTGGATCAGGCAAATAAATAATCAGCATCTGTTTGAACTGTCCAAAACTGACTTTTTCAATATGGATGGCAGCAAAATGGCGGATCTCGCAAGAGAATGTATGAACTTTATTTATCCGATGAAAATCTATACAAATCTGCAGGGAGAGGTGATGAGAATAGAGTTGTGGGATGAAATTATCAAGGGTTTCAAACACAATAAAGAAAAACTGTTCGATCTCTTCCCGGATAAATATGCCGCGATTTATATTGAAGAATTTGAGTTTATTGTTCTTGATAGAGAACTTTTTGACCGGCGAATGAAGGAGGACAGTTTTATTAAAACCTATTTTGCGGCTATAAGAAATAAATTTATTAACGGGACCTCTCACTTTGACCAGACCATCGGAGAAGAAAATCTACCTATACAGGTTCAGCAAAAAGTTTTAGATGAGCAGTATTCAGATGAAATTGTACTCTCACAAAGCCTGATTTCTCTGCAGAAAGATATCATGTATTCGGGTACTTATTCCCTGTATACCGAAAATTCTGTAATCAGTAAAGCGGAAATTGATTATTTTATTTCGCGATACAATGTTCAGAATAAAACTAAAATAATTATTAAACATTTACCTTAAATCTCTGTTATAAGAAGCTAAGAGTGTTCTTTAATTCAAAAGTCGTAGAATTACGACATCAAATCGTAGAATTACGACAAAATTAAAGATTTAAATAAAATTACTTTCAAAAAAACAATAACGGTTTTATCTTTGTTTAACAATCACTGAGTAACAACATTATTAACGATTAAAATTTACAAATCATGGCAGCAAATTCAAGAGGAATTTTAAAATTCAACGGAGGTGAAGGACAAAAGCTATTAAAGCTGAACTACGGAGTATCAAGATCTACAGATGTATCCGGCAGAGTAGCTTCAGACCCTTCCAACGCACTTATTAAAGTAACAGTAGAGGCTACTGAAAAATCAGACATCCTTGAAAGCTTATTGAACGGAAAATATAAGCCAACGACAGGAGAAATCACATTCAACAAATCTCACGAAGAAGGTACATTAATTACTTTAAGCTGGGAAAACGGATATGTTATCCAGCATGAAGTGGACTTCGATGCAGTAGATGAAAACAGCATGTTGATCAGCTTTATCGTAAGCGCTGAAACCATCAGCTACGGTAATTCTGAATATAAAGGGTTATGGCCTGGAGTATAATCAGCATTTAACTAACATTCATAATAAAAGACTGTCCCTTCAAGACGGTCTTTTTTACCATTACAGAACAGATCTGTCTTATATTGCTATGCATTGAATAATATGGATAGGTTATTTCTCAAGACCTATTTTTACAATATAAAAAAAACTAATATCTTAGTAAAGAATTAAAACTGTTAATGATTATGGTTTAATCCTTATAGAACATTACAGAAAACCAAATCAAAGACATCACATCACACCGGATAAATATTAATTTGAGAAAAATTGTAAAATGGGAGTACTAGTAACCAACGAAACAGTAAAACAACTCTTTCATATCGCACAGTCCATTGCCAGGGAAAATTATAATGCGTCCTACGGCGGTCCGCACATCCTTCAGGCTCTGATGCATAAAGATATCGGATTAAACGAATTTTTAAAAAGTATCGATAAAGATCCCGGATATTTCTATGAATGGGCCGATGTGCGCATAGAGGATTATCCGAAGACCACCCATCTTCCCAACGAAGTAGGAGAAGATGAATTTGTTGATAATATCGTTGAAGAAGCTGATGATATCCGTCTGAAATTAGGCCTGGACGAAATTACCCCGATCTGTATTCTGACAGCTATTGTGAAGCCCCAGGTTGCTTTTACCCTACAGCAGCTGAAATCATTGCCGCTCAGAGAGCACGAAATTTTTAATTTATACAGAAAAGATACTCCTTACGAAACTGCAGACAGCGGAGAATTCTCATCCATTTTTTCCAATGGCTCAGATTACAGCGATACTTCTTTCCCGTCCCTTAAAAGCTATTGCATCGACAGAACGGCGCAGGCCCGGAAAGGAGAACTGGAGAATATCATCGGAAGAGATAAAGAATTAAGGATGCTTGTTGAAATCCTTTGCAGAAGAAGTAAACCCAATGTGATTATCATCGGTGAGCCGGGAGTGGGTAAAACAGCTTTGGTGGAAGGATTTGCCACAGAAATTATCAAAGGGAACGTTCCTGAAATGCTGAAAAACGGTACTTTACTGGAACTGGATACCGGAGCTCTGCTGGCCGGAACTTCTTATAAAGGGGAAATTGAAGACCGTCTCAAGAAAGTCATCAACGAATGTAAAAAAATAGAAAAAGCCATCCTTTTTATCGATGAAATTCACACTCTTTTAGATCCGAAAGGAAGTATCGGAAACGTAGCCAATCTTCTGAAACCTGAACTGGCAAGAGGGGAAATTACGGTAATCGGTGCGACGACCCAGGAGGAGTACAGAAAAATTATAGAGCCGGAACAGGCTTTTAACCGCCGGTTTGAAGTGCTGACGGTAAATGAACCTGATGAAAAAACATGTGTCAAAATGATTGATGTTTTACTGGAAGGTTATAAAAAGCACCATGGCATTGAAGTTGAAAAAACCGCACTTCCTGAATGTGTGCGTCTGGCAAAAAGATATGCAAAAGGCAAAAAGCTGCCGGATGCTGCCATCGATTTGCTGGACAGAACCATGGCCGCAATAAAAATGCTGGATGAGCTTTCTGAAAAAGAGCTTGAAAGCTGGAAAGCAAGATATGACGAAATTCTGCAGGAAGAATTTTTTGACGATAAAGATAAAGCAGATGAACTCATCTGGACCTATAATCTGTTACGGGATAAAATAAGTCCGATTTTGTGGGGTTCGCTGAGTGAGCAGCCACAAATCGACAATTCGATGCCGGTAGAGGCTATTCAGAAAATTATTGAAGATACCTACACCGAACTTCTGCAGCATGCAGCGGTAAAAAGAGAAAAGGTAGACCGTCTGGAACTGGCAGCAGTAATGGCCGCGAAAACCAATATCCCGATCGGGAAAATTCAGGCGCAGGAAAAAGAAAAGCTACTGAATATGGAAGGCCTTCTCATGAACAGGGTTGTAGGGCAGGATCATGCTTTAAAAATTCTTTCCGATGCCATCGTCGAAAACCGGAGCGGATTGAATAAACCCGGCCAGCCTATCGGTTCATTCTTCCTTTTAGGACCTACAGGAACCGGAAAAACAGAGCTGGCAAAATCAATGGCAGAATTGCTTTTCAATGATGAAAAAGCCATGGTGCGTTTTGATATGTCAGAATTTAAAGAAGAGCACTCAGCAGCACTTCTCTACGGTGCCCCTCCGGGATATGTAGGCTATGAGGAAGGAGGAATGCTGGTGAATAAAATCAGGCAGCAGCCTTACACCGTCGTATTATTTGATGAGATAGAAAAAGCCCATCATTCTGTTTTCGATGTGTTTCTGCAGATCATGGACGAAGGAAAGGTGCATGATAAGCTTGGAAAGGAAGGGGATTTCAGCAATGCCCTGATCTTATTTACATCAAATATCGGAAGTGAAGAAATTGTAAGACAGTTTGAAGAAGGAAAAATACCGGAATCTTCATCATTAATGCAGATTATGTCGAATTCAGGACGGTTCAGGCCGGAATTTCTGGCGAGAATTACGGAAATTATTCCTTTTGCACCGATTACCGAATCTATTGCAGAAAGAATATTTAATATTCAGCTGAAATCACTGCACACTTCATTAACGCGACTGGGAATGAGCCTCAGAATAAGTGATGAAGCGGTGAAACATCTTGCTCTTGGCGGATTCAGCAGTAAATACGGAGCCCGACAGATCTCCGGAGTTATCAGGTCCCAACTGGCGAGACCCATTTCAAAAATGATCGTACGGGAAGAAGTGAAATCCGGACAGACCATTCATGTTGACTGGAATACGGAGGAAGAAAAACTAACCTGGAAAGTAGAATAAACTAATATATGCATTAGCCTTATTCAAAAAATAAAACAATGAAACCAAATCTCAGAAATATCTTACCTATTCTTATCATACTGACTTCACAGCTGGTACGCGGGCAGTTTCTTTCTGCATCCGACACCTCAGAAAGCAGTGTGAGAAGATATAAATCCATTATCAGTTCTAACAGGGAAATCGTTCAGTTTATTGAATATTCGCTTTCTGAAAAAGGTCTGCCGAGACACCTCAGAAATTTAGCATTAATTGAATCACATTTCAACAGAAACATTACCTCCGGGGCCGGAGCCGTTGGCGTATGGCAGTTTATGACTTCCCATGCCAACCAGTATGGCCTTACAGAGCAAGATCGGAATGATTTGTATAAAAGTACCAAAACAGCAGCCGTATCCCTTTCCAGTCTTTATAAAAAGTACAATAACTGGGTAACGGTGGTTGCCGCCTACAACTGCGGAGAAGGAAATGTTGCCAAGGCAATGCAGGCAGCAGGATCTTCCCAATATCATATTTTTTACAAATACCTTCCTGCTGAAACCATAAACCACGTTAAAAAATACCTCAATGCCTGCTATGCAACAGGAGAATTACAGAGTGTGTTAAGCAATTATAATTCATCGAGAATGAATACTGTTTTCTTTGGTAATGGCGGGAGTAAAATCAACAACGGTGACCTGTCACAAACAGAGATTAATGCAGGTTTTAATTTAAAAATAATAGCCGACGAACTGAAAGTAGAGGAAGAAAAACTGCTTTCCTGGAATCCCGGGATTGATCAGGAACTTCAGAATAAAGGAGTAGGTACACTCTACCTGCCGACAGATTTAATGCCGGATTTTTTACTGCGAAAGACAAAGATTCTTTCCCGGTCGATCAAAGAAGGCGTAAAATAATCACCAAATAATATGAACACTGAGCGATAATGTTTAACCGTTCCAAATACAAGGTAATATGAAAACAGAATCACAAAATATACTAAAAAGCCCGTCATTCCGTCCATCACAAAATGCAGACGGCGTATCGGAAAATCATCATGCAGGAATCAACAGGCTGGTCAAGCTATCGGTGGTCATCGAAGGTAAGGTGATCAGATATTACAAACATTTTAAGCTAAAGCAAAGCGCAAAACGTCATCACGAATTTACGCTTACCCTGGCCCACGATGCGCTGGGTGACCGCCAGACCCATACCCTGGAGGAAGCTAATAAATTTCTCGGAAAACGCCTGACAGCAGTAATCTCCTATAAAGACATCGAAGACAGTCCGGAGAGAACTTTCGTAGGGGTCATCACCGGAGTGGGTTTCAGCCAGGAAAAAATGAGCCTGGGCAATATTGTTCTTTCAGGATACAGTCCGACGATTTTATTGGACGGTGCGCCCCACATCCAGAGTTTTGGAGGCGGACAACCTGTCAATATGGGAATTATCGCGGAAGAAGTAATTAAACAGGGAATCGACAAGAGCCGCTTTGATGTACGGATTGACACCAATGATTATTCTCAGATCATCTACAGCAGTCAGTACGATGAAACCCATTATAATTATCTGGCCAGGATGGCTGAAGCCTATGGCGAACAGTTTTATTATGATGGTGAAGTTCTGCATTTTGGAAAGCTTCCTGCACAGAACAAACCCATTACCCTTACTTACGGAAGCAGTGCCAATGATATTAAAGTTGAATTAAAGGCTGTACATACCAAGCCGCAGTTCTATGGATATAACAGCAATAAAAACGAAAAGCTGACTTCCGGGGAAACACCCGTTCAGCATGTGAGCGATTTGGCAAAAACGGCCTATTCCCTTAATGATAAAATCTATAAAACCCCTGCTTTGCAGGTAGCCCCCATTAAAGCAACAACCCATCTTGATATTGAATATTCTCAGAAAAGTGCGTCCGGAAGTGAAGCGGTGAATGTTTTTTCGGTATCAGGAAACACCACGGTTCCTTTTTTACATCCGGGATGCATCGTCGATATCCAGATGAGAAAAATAGATACCAATGAAAGTGATTATTTCACTAAAATTATGATCACGGAATCCACCCATGAAATAGATACCATAGGTCATTATTCCGGAAGTTTTGAAGGGATAGCTTCTGATACGGGATTTTTACCGAAACCTGAGTTTAAAATTCCAAAAGCAGAGCCTCAGATCGCTACGGTTATTTCCAATGCAGATCCGGCAGGCCAGGGAAGAGTTCAGGTGAGGTTCGACTGGCAGAATAGTGACACCACCCATTTTATCAGAATGATGAGCCCCGATGCCGGAGGAACAGACCAGATCAGCCAGAACAGAGGATATGTCGCCATTCCGGAAGTAGGGGATCAGGTGATGGTGAATTTTGTTCAC encodes:
- a CDS encoding type VI secretion system Vgr family protein, with the translated sequence MKTESQNILKSPSFRPSQNADGVSENHHAGINRLVKLSVVIEGKVIRYYKHFKLKQSAKRHHEFTLTLAHDALGDRQTHTLEEANKFLGKRLTAVISYKDIEDSPERTFVGVITGVGFSQEKMSLGNIVLSGYSPTILLDGAPHIQSFGGGQPVNMGIIAEEVIKQGIDKSRFDVRIDTNDYSQIIYSSQYDETHYNYLARMAEAYGEQFYYDGEVLHFGKLPAQNKPITLTYGSSANDIKVELKAVHTKPQFYGYNSNKNEKLTSGETPVQHVSDLAKTAYSLNDKIYKTPALQVAPIKATTHLDIEYSQKSASGSEAVNVFSVSGNTTVPFLHPGCIVDIQMRKIDTNESDYFTKIMITESTHEIDTIGHYSGSFEGIASDTGFLPKPEFKIPKAEPQIATVISNADPAGQGRVQVRFDWQNSDTTHFIRMMSPDAGGTDQISQNRGYVAIPEVGDQVMVNFVHSHPDRPFVMGGMFHGGVGLGGGANNRVKSIQTRSGHRVVFTEDESIIITDKSGNEIHLDTTGSNITITAPETMTLNCKNMNINVGMNMTTNVGMNKSDTIVANHTESVGSMKYLTTGADFMTNVVGKMSHYVKGDMEVYGEKEHKLTSLKGVEVNSQGKVEHHAEKEVQNNSGEKSKNH
- a CDS encoding ATP-dependent Clp protease ATP-binding subunit → MGVLVTNETVKQLFHIAQSIARENYNASYGGPHILQALMHKDIGLNEFLKSIDKDPGYFYEWADVRIEDYPKTTHLPNEVGEDEFVDNIVEEADDIRLKLGLDEITPICILTAIVKPQVAFTLQQLKSLPLREHEIFNLYRKDTPYETADSGEFSSIFSNGSDYSDTSFPSLKSYCIDRTAQARKGELENIIGRDKELRMLVEILCRRSKPNVIIIGEPGVGKTALVEGFATEIIKGNVPEMLKNGTLLELDTGALLAGTSYKGEIEDRLKKVINECKKIEKAILFIDEIHTLLDPKGSIGNVANLLKPELARGEITVIGATTQEEYRKIIEPEQAFNRRFEVLTVNEPDEKTCVKMIDVLLEGYKKHHGIEVEKTALPECVRLAKRYAKGKKLPDAAIDLLDRTMAAIKMLDELSEKELESWKARYDEILQEEFFDDKDKADELIWTYNLLRDKISPILWGSLSEQPQIDNSMPVEAIQKIIEDTYTELLQHAAVKREKVDRLELAAVMAAKTNIPIGKIQAQEKEKLLNMEGLLMNRVVGQDHALKILSDAIVENRSGLNKPGQPIGSFFLLGPTGTGKTELAKSMAELLFNDEKAMVRFDMSEFKEEHSAALLYGAPPGYVGYEEGGMLVNKIRQQPYTVVLFDEIEKAHHSVFDVFLQIMDEGKVHDKLGKEGDFSNALILFTSNIGSEEIVRQFEEGKIPESSSLMQIMSNSGRFRPEFLARITEIIPFAPITESIAERIFNIQLKSLHTSLTRLGMSLRISDEAVKHLALGGFSSKYGARQISGVIRSQLARPISKMIVREEVKSGQTIHVDWNTEEEKLTWKVE
- a CDS encoding lytic transglycosylase domain-containing protein; this encodes MKPNLRNILPILIILTSQLVRGQFLSASDTSESSVRRYKSIISSNREIVQFIEYSLSEKGLPRHLRNLALIESHFNRNITSGAGAVGVWQFMTSHANQYGLTEQDRNDLYKSTKTAAVSLSSLYKKYNNWVTVVAAYNCGEGNVAKAMQAAGSSQYHIFYKYLPAETINHVKKYLNACYATGELQSVLSNYNSSRMNTVFFGNGGSKINNGDLSQTEINAGFNLKIIADELKVEEEKLLSWNPGIDQELQNKGVGTLYLPTDLMPDFLLRKTKILSRSIKEGVK
- the tssD gene encoding type VI secretion system tube protein TssD — protein: MAANSRGILKFNGGEGQKLLKLNYGVSRSTDVSGRVASDPSNALIKVTVEATEKSDILESLLNGKYKPTTGEITFNKSHEEGTLITLSWENGYVIQHEVDFDAVDENSMLISFIVSAETISYGNSEYKGLWPGV